Proteins found in one Vallitalea guaymasensis genomic segment:
- a CDS encoding LacI family DNA-binding transcriptional regulator — translation MAVKIKDVAKKAGVSVTTVSRVLNDGKYVSDELKEKVKKAIEELNYSPSFIARSLVLKKTNLLAVIVPNITASVNSIILSKIEETASKNNYNIIVCNMAENLDKQYKYLNIFKEMRVDGIIITNEKIDDKTRDFLESINIPIVFASAKPSNQKHIAIVVNNYQAAYDAAEYLTSLGHKRIAFIGGDRRDITSGQERYNGYRNALKNNKIPLVEEYVEFGNYSLQDGYSIMNKILKCKKLPTAVFAASDDMAVGAINCIKDNGLKVPDDISVIGFDGTAVVDIVRPRLTSMEQPIKEMGTMAVEMLIQKINKQQTLVNEVIVNHELVVRDSCKKV, via the coding sequence ATGGCTGTAAAGATAAAAGATGTAGCAAAAAAAGCAGGTGTTTCAGTTACAACAGTATCTAGAGTTCTAAATGATGGAAAATATGTCAGTGATGAATTAAAAGAAAAAGTTAAAAAAGCCATAGAAGAACTGAACTATTCGCCTAGTTTTATAGCTAGAAGTTTAGTATTGAAAAAGACCAATTTATTAGCTGTCATAGTTCCTAATATTACGGCTAGTGTCAATTCAATTATTTTGAGCAAAATAGAAGAGACAGCAAGTAAGAATAATTATAATATCATAGTTTGTAATATGGCTGAAAATCTAGATAAACAATATAAATATCTAAATATTTTCAAAGAGATGAGAGTAGACGGTATCATAATAACCAATGAAAAGATAGATGATAAAACTAGAGACTTTTTAGAAAGCATCAATATACCTATTGTTTTTGCAAGTGCTAAACCTAGTAATCAAAAGCATATAGCTATAGTTGTAAATAATTATCAAGCGGCTTATGATGCTGCTGAATATCTAACCAGTCTAGGTCACAAGAGGATAGCTTTCATTGGGGGAGATAGACGAGATATCACTTCTGGACAAGAGAGATACAATGGTTATAGAAATGCATTAAAAAACAATAAAATACCATTAGTTGAAGAATATGTTGAATTTGGTAATTACAGTTTACAAGATGGGTATTCTATAATGAATAAAATCCTAAAATGCAAAAAACTTCCAACAGCAGTTTTTGCTGCCAGTGATGATATGGCTGTGGGAGCAATCAATTGTATTAAGGATAATGGATTGAAGGTACCAGATGATATATCGGTAATAGGTTTTGATGGCACAGCTGTGGTTGATATTGTACGTCCAAGATTAACTTCTATGGAGCAACCAATAAAAGAAATGGGTACAATGGCTGTTGAGATGCTTATTCAAAAGATAAATAAACAACAGACATTGGTTAATGAAGTAATTGTTAATCATGAATTAGTTGTTAGAGATAGTTGTAAAAAAGTATAA
- a CDS encoding histidine phosphatase family protein, protein MRLYIIRHAEPDYKNHTITEYGHEQAKALARKLDKEGITKIYCSPLGRAIDTMKYTADLMKIKPEILEWTQEIPRMPITNDNIEDCPAWNLPGEVIFEESSYLTLEDWHNLPIIKDVKAREKFTEIQEESDMFLKQLGYERVGNKYRILNSNTEKVAVFCHGGFGRTWIAHLLNIPLPMFWASFFIKTSSVTTILFEERSEEWAVPRCIGFGDTSHLYEAGIECSFTGLAGNFY, encoded by the coding sequence ATGAGATTATATATTATTCGTCATGCAGAACCAGATTACAAGAATCATACCATTACGGAATATGGTCATGAACAAGCAAAAGCTTTAGCTAGAAAGCTTGACAAAGAAGGTATCACTAAGATATATTGCTCACCATTAGGTAGAGCCATTGATACAATGAAGTATACTGCTGATTTAATGAAGATTAAACCAGAAATACTTGAATGGACCCAGGAAATACCAAGAATGCCAATAACTAATGACAATATAGAAGATTGTCCAGCTTGGAATTTACCTGGAGAAGTAATTTTTGAAGAATCATCTTACTTGACCCTGGAAGATTGGCATAATCTACCGATAATAAAAGATGTAAAAGCTAGAGAAAAATTTACTGAAATACAAGAAGAGTCAGATATGTTTCTAAAGCAATTAGGATATGAGAGAGTTGGGAACAAATATCGTATATTGAACTCTAATACAGAGAAAGTAGCTGTTTTCTGTCATGGAGGGTTTGGACGAACATGGATTGCCCATTTACTTAATATTCCATTACCTATGTTCTGGGCAAGCTTTTTTATTAAAACATCTTCTGTGACAACTATCCTATTCGAGGAAAGATCAGAGGAATGGGCTGTACCTAGATGTATAGGATTTGGAGATACATCTCATTTATATGAAGCTGGAATTGAATGTTCATTTACTGGATTAGCAGGAAACTTTTACTAA
- a CDS encoding MATE family efflux transporter codes for MNNNTKENKMGTMKVSKLMVSMSIPAILSMLVQALYNIVDSVFVSRVSDDALTAVSLAFPIQLIIIACFVGLGIGINSLISRKLGEQDHEAASNAAEHGILLCIVLYVIILLIGILFANSFFTLFTDSQNIINLGTEYIKIIMIFSFGRLLAQAGTSILQGSGNMIHPMISQLCGAVFNIILDPILIFGYLGFPALGVKGAAIATISAQILSMVYILIVLFTKQNSVKLNLRTFKYDSKILKGIMQVGLPATIMQAIGSVMVTGLNLILAGFGEASVTVLGVYYKLQSLIFMPVFGLSQGVMPIIGYNYGSKNRKRLMKALKLGIIAAVVYMTLGFLVFQIIPAQLLELFDSSDEMMKIGVPAFRIISYVFPLAAVSIMCGTAFQGMGKAYISMIVSILRQLVVLLPGAFILGKLFGLDGVWVSFVLAEIVGIVVVLVSIKKIYEEQLLKW; via the coding sequence ATGAATAATAATACTAAAGAGAACAAGATGGGTACTATGAAAGTATCTAAGCTTATGGTTTCCATGTCAATACCAGCAATATTATCTATGTTAGTCCAAGCATTATATAATATAGTAGATAGTGTATTTGTTTCAAGAGTAAGTGATGATGCATTAACAGCTGTATCACTAGCATTTCCTATACAATTAATAATAATTGCTTGCTTTGTGGGGCTTGGAATAGGAATTAATTCACTTATATCAAGGAAATTAGGGGAACAAGATCATGAAGCAGCATCTAATGCGGCTGAACATGGTATACTTCTATGTATAGTTTTATATGTAATCATTTTATTAATTGGTATCTTGTTTGCCAACAGTTTCTTCACATTATTTACAGATAGTCAAAATATCATTAACTTAGGAACTGAATACATAAAGATAATAATGATATTCTCATTTGGTAGATTACTGGCTCAAGCAGGAACAAGTATCCTACAAGGTAGCGGTAATATGATTCATCCAATGATATCACAGTTATGTGGAGCTGTATTCAATATTATTTTAGACCCAATCCTTATATTTGGATATTTGGGATTTCCAGCATTAGGAGTTAAAGGAGCGGCCATTGCTACTATATCAGCTCAAATTTTATCTATGGTCTATATATTGATAGTTCTATTTACTAAGCAAAATAGTGTAAAATTGAATCTCAGAACATTCAAATATGATAGTAAGATTCTAAAAGGAATAATGCAGGTTGGATTACCAGCTACAATAATGCAGGCAATAGGCTCAGTCATGGTTACTGGATTGAATTTGATTCTTGCAGGATTTGGAGAGGCTTCAGTTACGGTTCTAGGAGTTTACTATAAGCTTCAATCACTTATATTTATGCCTGTTTTTGGATTGTCTCAAGGAGTCATGCCTATAATTGGATATAATTATGGATCTAAGAATAGAAAGCGATTAATGAAAGCTTTGAAACTTGGTATTATCGCTGCAGTTGTGTATATGACACTAGGATTCTTGGTATTCCAAATAATACCCGCACAGCTGTTAGAGCTGTTTGACAGTTCAGATGAAATGATGAAAATTGGAGTTCCAGCATTTAGGATTATCAGCTATGTATTTCCTCTGGCCGCAGTTTCCATAATGTGTGGTACTGCATTTCAAGGGATGGGAAAAGCATATATCAGTATGATTGTTTCAATCCTAAGACAATTAGTGGTATTATTGCCTGGAGCGTTCATTTTGGGTAAATTATTTGGTTTGGACGGAGTATGGGTTTCATTTGTTTTAGCAGAGATTGTTGGTATCGTAGTTGTATTGGTATCAATCAAGAAAATATATGAAGAACAATTATTGAAGTGGTAA
- a CDS encoding sulfite exporter TauE/SafE family protein, whose amino-acid sequence MTEKILTLMICFGGSLIQGLSGFGFAMFVMFFLPFIMPLKVAAIVTGMQTFFMGTYVVFKFRKHIDYKIAMVPLISSLALVPIGVRLLVFGNENILKRILGITIVSISIFLFIKSRKEIKIKTNVKNGIIAGSLSGIMSGMFNVGGPPLVVYYLYGIKNRLSYKATLEFSFLIRSMMIVVMHIVYGNINKEIIIFALFGGIGTSIGNLLGLSMFQKINSVILHKIVIVLMFVLGTLLIINK is encoded by the coding sequence ATGACAGAAAAAATATTGACTTTAATGATTTGTTTCGGCGGCAGTTTAATTCAAGGTTTATCAGGATTCGGTTTTGCAATGTTTGTTATGTTTTTTCTTCCCTTTATCATGCCTCTAAAAGTGGCAGCCATAGTAACAGGTATGCAAACCTTTTTTATGGGTACTTATGTTGTCTTTAAGTTCAGAAAACATATTGATTACAAAATAGCCATGGTACCTCTAATATCTTCATTAGCACTTGTACCTATTGGAGTGCGTCTGTTGGTCTTTGGAAATGAAAATATATTAAAAAGAATTCTTGGAATCACTATAGTCTCTATTTCCATTTTCCTATTTATAAAAAGTAGAAAAGAAATAAAAATCAAGACTAATGTAAAAAATGGAATTATAGCAGGTTCATTAAGTGGAATTATGAGCGGAATGTTCAATGTTGGTGGACCACCTTTGGTCGTATATTACTTATACGGAATCAAAAACAGGTTGTCCTACAAAGCAACTCTAGAATTCAGTTTCTTAATTAGATCAATGATGATTGTAGTTATGCATATTGTATATGGAAATATCAATAAGGAAATAATAATTTTTGCGCTATTTGGAGGAATAGGTACTAGTATTGGAAATCTGCTTGGGTTGAGCATGTTCCAGAAAATAAATAGTGTAATATTACATAAAATAGTTATTGTCTTAATGTTTGTTCTGGGAACCCTGTTAATTATAAATAAGTAA
- a CDS encoding sn-glycerol-1-phosphate dehydrogenase: MDFKTFKIEDFLNKSFKCNCNKVHRTSIEEILIGENVTLELPKLINKYGYKNILIVSDSNTYKVLGETVEKILKDSQISCTSYVFEETNQLVPDEQAVGRLLTNIDDNIDLMITVGSGTLNDLSKFVSYKIHIPYFIVATAPSMDGYASTVSPLIVNNLKTTYEVNSPKAIIADINIIKKAPMEMITAGLGDILGKYTCLCDWKISSIINDEYYCESVVDLVKESIHRCVKDIEGIKNRDTIAIKNLTEGLILSGIAMSFVGNSRPASGAEHHLSHYWEMMFLFQGKEAVLHGTKVGIATLIIAKLYEMLTNTNLDFEKALKHAEEFDYNDWVKNIKQKYKHAANDVIKLEQKTNKNSKEEHKIRIQKINQNWDEIIDTIKDIIPPTEELKAILLKVGATITPNQVEVDSTTVSDSIKIAKELRARYTVLQLLWDVGLLDEFASI, from the coding sequence ATGGACTTTAAAACATTCAAGATTGAGGATTTTCTTAACAAAAGCTTTAAATGCAATTGTAATAAAGTACACAGAACATCTATTGAAGAAATACTAATAGGGGAAAATGTAACCCTTGAATTACCAAAACTCATTAATAAATACGGCTATAAGAATATACTAATCGTTTCAGACTCCAATACTTATAAAGTACTAGGAGAAACCGTAGAAAAAATATTAAAAGATAGCCAAATCAGTTGTACGTCCTATGTTTTTGAAGAAACCAATCAATTAGTACCTGATGAACAAGCTGTAGGAAGACTTCTAACTAATATTGATGATAATATAGACCTGATGATAACAGTAGGTTCTGGTACTCTGAATGATTTGTCAAAATTCGTAAGTTATAAGATACATATTCCATATTTTATTGTAGCTACAGCACCATCTATGGATGGATACGCCTCAACTGTATCACCCCTAATAGTAAATAACCTAAAAACCACATACGAAGTCAATTCACCAAAAGCCATAATAGCAGATATAAATATAATAAAAAAAGCTCCTATGGAAATGATAACTGCTGGATTAGGAGATATATTAGGTAAATATACATGTCTGTGTGACTGGAAAATAAGTTCAATAATAAACGATGAATACTATTGTGAAAGCGTCGTAGACCTAGTAAAAGAATCTATACACAGATGTGTTAAAGATATAGAAGGCATTAAAAATAGAGATACAATCGCCATAAAAAATCTAACTGAAGGCCTGATACTATCTGGTATTGCTATGAGTTTCGTAGGAAATTCAAGACCAGCTTCAGGCGCCGAACATCACCTATCTCACTACTGGGAAATGATGTTTCTATTCCAGGGCAAAGAAGCAGTACTCCATGGCACAAAAGTAGGTATAGCCACCCTTATCATTGCCAAACTATACGAAATGCTTACCAACACCAATCTAGACTTTGAAAAAGCACTAAAACACGCAGAGGAATTTGACTACAATGACTGGGTTAAAAATATAAAACAAAAATATAAACACGCCGCCAATGACGTTATTAAACTAGAACAAAAAACCAACAAAAATTCCAAAGAAGAACATAAAATAAGAATACAAAAAATAAACCAAAACTGGGACGAAATAATTGACACAATAAAAGATATCATCCCCCCTACAGAAGAACTAAAAGCCATACTCCTTAAAGTAGGAGCCACCATAACCCCAAACCAAGTAGAAGTAGATTCCACCACAGTCTCAGACAGCATAAAGATAGCTAAAGAACTAAGAGCAAGATATACAGTACTACAGCTTTTGTGGGATGTAGGATTGCTAGATGAATTTGCTTCTATATAA
- a CDS encoding glycerophosphodiester phosphodiesterase, producing the protein MSRLPLITAHAGCMNTVPNSIESIMKGIETGADIIEVDVRATKDGVPILIHDPSINTIQDEQIQVNETTFEDLEKHINNKMVTLLEALDIAQQYNIVLNLDIKSLDAIDSIAALVNYEKMNNHVILSGCKKEKAIYLYNNYPQFQYLLNVDTNSLSEEDFNQQSIIEEICNEANSMSCCGINIDYKYCNEEIIKYFHSRFLPVAVWTIDNECDMEKYIELGVYSITTNKINTLKHIKENILSK; encoded by the coding sequence ATGAGCAGATTACCACTAATTACAGCACATGCAGGTTGTATGAATACAGTACCAAATTCAATTGAATCAATAATGAAAGGAATAGAAACAGGTGCAGATATTATTGAAGTCGATGTAAGAGCCACAAAAGACGGTGTGCCAATATTAATTCATGATCCTTCAATAAATACTATACAGGATGAACAAATACAAGTTAATGAAACCACTTTTGAAGACCTAGAAAAACATATCAACAATAAGATGGTAACATTATTGGAAGCATTAGATATAGCACAACAATATAATATAGTACTTAACTTGGATATAAAATCATTAGATGCCATTGATTCCATAGCAGCACTGGTAAATTATGAAAAAATGAATAATCATGTAATCCTTTCTGGTTGCAAAAAAGAAAAAGCAATATATCTATATAATAACTATCCACAATTCCAATATCTACTAAATGTAGATACCAATTCATTAAGCGAAGAAGATTTTAATCAACAATCAATAATAGAAGAAATTTGTAATGAAGCCAATTCCATGTCTTGTTGTGGAATAAATATTGACTACAAATATTGCAATGAGGAAATAATCAAGTACTTCCATTCCAGATTTTTACCAGTAGCAGTCTGGACTATAGATAATGAATGTGACATGGAAAAATATATAGAACTAGGAGTATATTCAATAACAACAAATAAAATCAATACACTAAAACATATAAAAGAGAATATATTAAGTAAATAA